Proteins found in one Oribacterium sp. oral taxon 102 genomic segment:
- a CDS encoding zinc-ribbon domain-containing protein, translating to MKTCINCGQNNPDGAKFCINCGVVLPAVKQKPASAEEAALSEESAEATPAEEAEDSIGAEAPETAQPAGYSDTAPAGNAAPDPVADFNAYYQAQGSCTPQPGIPAGGQPGMQLPEALRPLSTLEYFCYLFLFSIPLIGFICMIVFAAGASQNQNLRNLSRAYLLLVVLASLAAILFFGCGILVSQTIF from the coding sequence ATGAAAACCTGCATAAATTGCGGACAAAACAATCCGGACGGCGCAAAGTTCTGCATCAACTGCGGCGTCGTGCTCCCTGCCGTAAAGCAGAAGCCTGCGTCCGCCGAGGAGGCGGCCCTCTCCGAGGAATCCGCCGAAGCGACGCCTGCTGAAGAGGCAGAGGACAGCATCGGCGCAGAAGCGCCGGAGACAGCACAGCCAGCCGGGTATTCCGACACAGCCCCCGCGGGAAACGCTGCGCCGGATCCTGTAGCGGATTTCAATGCCTATTATCAGGCGCAGGGCAGCTGCACGCCGCAGCCGGGCATTCCCGCAGGCGGACAGCCGGGCATGCAGCTTCCGGAGGCGCTCCGCCCGCTCAGCACACTGGAATACTTCTGCTACCTCTTTCTCTTCTCGATCCCGCTGATCGGCTTCATCTGTATGATTGTTTTCGCGGCAGGCGCCAGCCAGAATCAAAACCTCCGGAACCTGAGCCGCGCCTATCTTCTGCTGGTCGTGCTCGCCTCTCTCGCCGCCATCCTGTTCTTCGGCTGCGGCATATTGGTTTCCCAGACCATTTTCTGA
- the scfB gene encoding thioether cross-link-forming SCIFF peptide maturase translates to MIHQYKLNGYHIVIDVFSASVHVTDELAYDAIHLLDEGKSMEEAETLLHALHPEAGAEDIRDCFEDIRELIAQRKLFAKDIYQNIAGTLKKRNTVVKALCLLVAHTCNLNCSYCFAAQGKFKGEHGLMDFETGKRALDFLIENSGTRRNLEVDFFGGEPLVNFEVCKQLVAYARSVEKAHNKNFRFTLTTNGIGLTDEVIDWANRECYNVVLSLDGRREVNDRFRVDLAGRGSYDRIVPKFRKLVEKRNGQGYYMRGTFTHYNTDFTEDIFHMADELGFTELSMEPVVSDPSEPSALTAEDLPKLFEQYELLAKDMIRRQRDGKPITFYHYMLDLTEGPCIYKRVSGCGSGTEYLAVTASGDLYPCHQFVNDPEYKMGNVWEGITKTELREEFKECNVYSRPDCKDCWARLYCAGGCAANSLHSTGDIHGTYEYGCEIFRKRMECAVMLKVAESVAVSIKETAERSGADKVCVRQSRIH, encoded by the coding sequence ATGATTCATCAGTATAAACTAAACGGCTACCATATCGTGATCGATGTATTCAGCGCGAGCGTGCATGTCACGGACGAGCTCGCCTATGATGCGATTCACCTGCTGGACGAGGGGAAGAGCATGGAGGAGGCGGAGACGCTGCTCCATGCTCTTCATCCGGAGGCAGGCGCGGAGGACATCCGGGACTGCTTCGAGGATATCCGGGAGCTGATCGCGCAGCGGAAGCTTTTCGCGAAGGATATCTATCAGAATATTGCGGGGACGCTGAAGAAGCGGAATACGGTCGTGAAGGCGCTTTGCCTGCTTGTTGCGCATACCTGCAACCTGAACTGCTCCTACTGCTTCGCGGCGCAGGGCAAGTTCAAGGGTGAGCATGGGCTTATGGATTTCGAGACAGGGAAGAGGGCGCTGGATTTCCTGATCGAGAATTCCGGCACGAGGAGAAACCTCGAGGTTGACTTCTTCGGCGGAGAGCCGCTCGTGAATTTCGAGGTCTGCAAGCAGCTGGTCGCCTATGCGCGTTCTGTCGAGAAGGCGCACAATAAGAATTTCCGTTTCACGTTGACGACGAACGGGATCGGGCTTACGGACGAGGTGATCGACTGGGCGAACCGGGAGTGCTACAATGTCGTGCTGTCCCTCGACGGTCGGAGGGAGGTCAACGACCGCTTCCGCGTCGATCTCGCAGGGCGCGGCAGCTATGATCGGATCGTGCCGAAATTTCGGAAGCTGGTGGAGAAGCGGAACGGACAGGGCTACTATATGCGGGGCACCTTCACGCATTACAATACCGACTTTACGGAGGATATTTTCCATATGGCGGACGAGCTTGGCTTTACGGAGCTCTCGATGGAGCCGGTGGTGAGCGATCCGTCGGAGCCGTCTGCGCTGACTGCGGAGGATCTGCCGAAGCTCTTCGAGCAGTATGAGCTTCTCGCGAAGGACATGATCCGCAGGCAGAGGGACGGGAAGCCGATCACCTTTTATCATTATATGCTCGATCTCACAGAGGGACCCTGTATCTATAAGAGAGTCTCCGGCTGCGGCTCCGGTACGGAATACCTTGCGGTGACTGCCTCCGGTGATCTCTATCCCTGCCATCAGTTCGTGAACGACCCGGAGTACAAAATGGGGAATGTCTGGGAGGGCATTACGAAAACGGAGCTCCGGGAGGAATTCAAGGAGTGCAATGTCTATTCCCGTCCGGACTGTAAGGATTGCTGGGCGCGGCTTTACTGCGCGGGGGGATGCGCGGCGAACTCGCTGCATTCTACGGGAGACATTCACGGTACCTATGAATACGGCTGCGAGATCTTTCGGAAGCGCATGGAGTGCGCCGTCATGCTGAAGGTGGCAGAGAGCGTAGCAGTTTCCATAAAGGAAACTGCGGAGCGATCTGGCGCAGACAAAGTCTGCGTCCGGCAAAGCCGGATTCACTGA
- the scfA gene encoding six-cysteine ranthipeptide SCIFF, translating into MKHIMTLGTRDMEKSMEHGGCGECQTSCQSACKTSCGIANQQCENENR; encoded by the coding sequence ATGAAGCACATCATGACCTTAGGAACCCGCGATATGGAGAAGTCCATGGAGCACGGCGGCTGCGGTGAGTGCCAGACCTCCTGCCAGTCCGCCTGCAAGACCAGCTGCGGTATTGCGAATCAGCAGTGCGAGAACGAGAACAGGTAA